One Engystomops pustulosus chromosome 7, aEngPut4.maternal, whole genome shotgun sequence DNA window includes the following coding sequences:
- the LOC140069020 gene encoding protein kinase C delta type-like, with amino-acid sequence MQKSFVFLHQILGRGDFFAVFIANMKRAKKRKRKVWSDSESEDGPPPRKKKAPVSILERNDEVGKPPTTYQAYKTLKRRRPQNSSGSEHPKAKRQKLNPDMEAGISCQDQTHHRILKRRRPQNSSGSEHPLAKRQRLSRDHPIGDRPKQSLMMEAGDCDPRSSRGIARVPTHIRLEELAFHKLLGSGSYGKVVMASHLSSRQDLAVKIIKKRVLLEDDRDAIFIERQVLEITSQCHLFTHCFGATQNQDYIFFVMECVTGGELLHFINSRAPCDIQTTRFITAEIICGLKYLHARGIIHRDLKPENILMDSTGHIKIADFGLAAVDVYSSDTITEYAGTPGYMAPEIHLNKPYNNSVDFYSLGVILYELATGHFPFYEGESSNKILESIASFSLEYPCNLHHQIRNILKGVFRKSPKKRQKFCKTISRHPFFADVDWSDIWTGRARPPYVMLPSEAVTSYHTAPLSALLSSAEARKTPITSEDRELFQGFSYTSHMWR; translated from the exons TCGCAAGAAGAAGGCTCCAGTGAGCATCTTGGAGCGTAATGATGAGGTTGGGAAGCCCCCAACCACATATCAGGCCTATAAGACCCTAAAGAGGAGGAGACCCCAAAACTCATCCGGGTCTGAACACCCAAAGGCCAAAAGGCAAAAGCTGAACCCCGATATGGAAGCCGGAATCAGTTGCCAGGATCAGACTCACCATAGGATCCTGAAGAGAAGGAGACCCCAAAATTCATCCGGGTCTGAACATCCACTGGCCAAAAGACAAAGGCTGAGCCGTGACCACCCAATAGGTGACAGACCAAAACAAAGTCTGATGATGGAAGCAG GAGACTGTGACCCCCGATCATCGAGAGGTATAGCCAGAGTGCCCACCCATATCAGACTGGAAGAGCTGGCATTCCATAAATTGCTGGGATCAGGAAGTTATGGGAAG gtGGTGATGGCCTCGCACCTCTCCAGCAGACAAGACCTTGCTGTGAAGATAATAAAGAAGCGAGTCTTACTAGAGGATGATAGAGATGCCATCTTCATTGAGCGCCAGGTCCTTGAGATCACCTCCCAGTGCCACCTTTTTACCCACTGCTTTGGAGCCACCCAGAATCAG GATTACATATTTTTCGTAATGGAGTGCGTCACCGGAGGAGAACTCCTACACTTTATTAACAGTAGAGCCCCCTGTGATATCCAGACCACAAG ATTTATTACAGCGGAGATCATCTGCGGCTTGAAGTACCTGCACGCAAGAGGCATAATACACAG AGACCTTAAGCCAGAAAATATTCTGATGGACAGCACGGGTCACATAAAAATCGCTGACTTCGGCCTCGCTGCAGTTGACGTCTACTCTTCAGATACCATCACAGAGTATGCAGGAACTCCCGGCTACATGGCCCCAGAG ATTCATCTAAATAAGCCGTATAATAACAGTGTGGACTTTTACTCCCTGGGTGTCATCCTTTATGAACTGGCCACAGGGCATTTCCCATTCTACGAGGGTGAAAGCTCGAATAAAATCTTGGAGTCCATCGCCAGTTTTAGTTTGGAGTATCCCTGTAACCTGCATCACCAAATACGTAACATCTTAAAAGGG GTCTTCCGTAAGTCACCTAAGAAGAGGCAGAAGTTCTGCAAAACTATTAGCAGACACCCATTTTTTGCAGATGTCGACTGGTCGGACATTTGGACAGGAAGAGCTCGCCCTCCATATGTAATGCTACCA AGTGAAGCAGTGACGTCCTATCACACGGCCCCTCTGTCCGCCCTACTATCATCTGCAGAGGCCAGAAAgaccccaataacatcagaggacAGAGAACTATTCCAGGGGTTCTCCTACACCAGCCACATGTGGAGGTGA